Proteins from a genomic interval of Watersipora subatra chromosome 10, tzWatSuba1.1, whole genome shotgun sequence:
- the LOC137406146 gene encoding uncharacterized protein — protein MRNEPTSEPTSEPTSEPTSEPASEPTSEPTSEPTSEPTSEPASEPTSEPTSEPTSEPTSEPTSEPASEPTSEPTSEPTSEPTSEPASEPTSEPTSEPTSEPTSEPTSEPASEPTSEPTSEPTSEPTSEPASEPTSEPTSEPTSEPTSEPTSEPASEPTSEPTSEPTSEPTSEPASEPTSEPTSEPTSEPTSEPASEPTSEPTSEPTSEPTSEPTSEPASEPTSEPTSEPTSEPTSEPASEPTSEPTSEPTSEPTSEPASEPTSEPTSEPTSEPTSEPTSEPASEPTSEPTSEPTSEPASEPTSEPTREPTSEPISEPTSEPTSELTSELTSEPNSEPTSEPASEPTSEPTSEPASEPTSELTSELTSEPTSEPASEPTSELASEPTSEPTSEPTSEPTSEPTSEPASEPTSEPTSEPTSEPTSEPASEPTSEPTREPTSEPISEPTSEPTSELTSELTSEPTSEPTSEPASQPTSEPASEPTSEPTSEPTSEPTSEPTSEPTSELTSELTSEPTSEPTSEPTSEPTSEPTSEPTSELTSELTSEPTSEPTSEPTSEPTSEPISEPTSELTSELTSEPTSEPTSEPTSKPTSEPTSEPASEPTGEPTSEPTSEPTSEPTSEPTSELTSELTSEPASEPTSEPTSEPTSEPTSEPTSEPTSEPTSEPTSEPTSEPTSKPASEPTSEPTSEPTSQPTSEPTSELTSEPTSEPTSEPTSQPTSQPTSQPTSEPTSELTSEPTSEPTSEPTSETTSEPTSEPTSEPTSEPTSEPT, from the exons ATgagaaa TGAACCTACTAGTGAACCTACTAGTGAACCTACTAGTGAACCTACTAGTGAACCTGCTAGTGAACCTACTAGTGAACCAACTAGTGAACCTACTAGTGAACCTACCAGTGAACCTGCTAGTGAACCTACTAGTGAACCTACTAGTGAACCTACTAGTGAACCTACTAGTGAACCTACTAGTGAACCTGCTAGTGAACCTACTAGTGAACCAACTAGTGAACCTACTAGTGAACCTACCAGTGAACCTGCTAGTGAACCTACTAGTGAACCTACTAGTGAACCTACTAGTGAACCTACTAGTGAACCTACTAGTGAACCTGCTAGTGAACCTACTAGTGAACCAACTAGTGAACCTACTAGTGAACCTACCAGTGAACCTGCTAGTGAACCTACTAGTGAACCTACTAGTGAACCTACTAGTGAACCTACTAGTGAACCTACTAGTGAACCTGCTAGTGAACCTACTAGTGAACCAACTAGTGAACCTACTAGTGAACCTACTAGTGAACCTGCTAGTGAACCTACTAGTGAACCTACTAGTGAACCTACTAGTGAACCTACTAGTGAACCTGCTAGTGAACCTACTAGTGAACCAACTAGTGAACCTACTAGTGAACCTACTAGTGAACCTACTAGTGAACCTGCTAGTGAACCTACTAGTGAACCTACTAGTGAACCTACTAGTGAACCTACTAGTGAACCTGCTAGTGAACCTACTAGTGAACCAACTAGTGAACCTACTAGTGAACCTACCAGTGAACCTGCTAGTGAACCTACTAGTGAACCTACTAGTGAACCTACTAGTGAACCTACTAGTGAACCTACTAGTGAACCTGCTAGTGAACCTACTAGTGAACCAACTAGTGAACCTACCAGTGAACCTGCTAGTGAACCTACTAGTGAACCTACTAGAGAACCTACTAGTGAACCTATTAGTGAACCTACTAGTGAACCTACTAGTGAACTTACCAGTGAACTTACTAGTGAACCTAATAGTGAACCTACTAGTGAACCTGCTAGTGAACCTACTAGTGAACCTACTAGTGAACCTGCTAGTGAACCCACCAGTGAACTTACCAGTGAACTTACTAGTGAACCTACTAGTGAACCTGCTAGTGAACCTACTAGTGAACTTGCTAGTGAACCTACTAGTGAACCTACTAGTGAACCTACTAGTGAACCTACTAGTGAACCTACTAGTGAACCTGCTAGTGAACCTACTAGTGAACCAACTAGTGAACCTACTAGTGAACCTACTAGTGAACCTGCTAGTGAACCTACTAGTGAACCTACTAGAGAACCTACTAGTGAACCTATTAGTGAACCTACTAGTGAACCTACTAGTGAACTTACCAGTGAACTTACTAGTGAACCTACTAGTGAACCTACTAGTGAACCTGCTAGTCAACCCACTAGTGAACCTGCTAGTGAACCTACTAGTGAACCTACTAGTGAACCTACTAGTGAACCTACTAGTGAACCTACTAGTGAACCTACCAGTGAACTTACCAGTGAACTTACTAGTGAACCTACTAGTGAACCTACTAGTGAACCTACTAGTGAACCTACTAGTGAACCTACTAGTGAACCTACCAGTGAACTTACCAGTGAACTTACCAGTGAACCTACTAGTGAACCTACTAGTGAACCTACCAGTGAACCTACTAGTGAACCTATTAGTGAACCTACCAGTGAACTTACCAGTGAACTTACTAGTGAACCTACTAGTGAACCTACTAGTGAACCTACTAGTAAACCTACTAGTGAACCTACTAGTGAACCTGCTAGTGAACCTACTGGTGAACCTACTAGTGAACCTACCAGTGAACCTACTAGTGAACCTACTAGTGAACCTACCAGTGAACTTACCAGTGAACTTACTAGTGAACCTGCTAGTGAACCTACTAGTGAACCTACTAGTGAACCTACTAGTGAACCTACTAGTGAACCAACTAGTGAACCTACTAGTGAACCTACTAGTGAACCAACTAGTGAACCTACTAGTGAACCTACTAGTAAACCTGCTAGTGAACCTACTAGTGAACCTACTAGTGAACCTACTAGTCAACCCACTAGTGAGCCTACTAGTGAACTTACTAGTGAGCCTACCAGTGAACCTACTAGTGAACCTACTAGTCAACCTACTAGTCAACCTACTAGTCAACCTACTAGTGAGCCTACTAGTGAACTTACTAGTGAGCCTACCAGTGAACCTACCAGTGAACCTACCAGTGAAACTACCAGTGAACCTACTAGTGAACCTACCAGTGAACCTACCAGTGAACCTACCAGTGAACCTACATAA